From the Gramella sp. Hel_I_59 genome, one window contains:
- the rpsG gene encoding 30S ribosomal protein S7, whose product MRKRQAKKRPLLPDPKFNDQLVTRFVNMMMWDGKKSVAFKIFYDAIAIVEEKKQDEEKSGLEIWKDALSNVMPHVEVRSRRVGGATFQIPMQIRPDRKVSTAMKWLISFARKRNEKSMAGKLSAEILAAAKEEGAAVKKRVDTHKMAEANKAFSHFRF is encoded by the coding sequence ATGAGAAAAAGACAGGCGAAAAAGAGACCGCTTTTACCAGATCCAAAATTTAACGATCAGCTAGTTACACGTTTCGTGAACATGATGATGTGGGATGGTAAGAAGTCGGTAGCCTTTAAAATTTTCTATGATGCTATTGCAATTGTAGAGGAGAAAAAACAAGACGAAGAGAAATCTGGTTTGGAAATTTGGAAAGATGCTCTTTCTAACGTTATGCCTCATGTTGAAGTGAGAAGTAGACGTGTAGGTGGTGCAACATTTCAGATTCCAATGCAAATTCGTCCAGACCGTAAGGTTTCTACTGCTATGAAGTGGTTAATTAGTTTTGCACGTAAGAGAAATGAAAAGTCTATGGCTGGAAAGCTATCTGCTGAGATTCTTGCTGCTGCAAAAGAAGAAGGAGCTGCTGTTAAGAAAAGAGTAGATACTCATAAAATGGCTGAAGCTAACAAAGCATTCTCTCACTTTAGATTCTAA
- the rpsL gene encoding 30S ribosomal protein S12 has product MPTISQLVRKGRAKITKKSKSAALDSCPQRRGVCTRVYTTTPKKPNSAMRKVARVRLTNGKEVNAYIPGEGHNLQEHSIVLVRGGRVKDLPGVRYHIVRGALDTAGVEGRTQRRSKYGAKRPKK; this is encoded by the coding sequence ATGCCAACAATTTCACAATTAGTACGAAAAGGAAGAGCCAAAATAACCAAGAAGAGTAAATCGGCTGCTTTGGATTCGTGCCCTCAACGGAGAGGTGTTTGCACACGTGTGTATACCACTACTCCTAAGAAACCAAACTCTGCTATGAGAAAAGTAGCAAGGGTAAGGTTGACAAACGGGAAAGAGGTTAACGCCTACATTCCTGGGGAAGGACACAATCTACAAGAGCACTCGATAGTATTGGTTAGAGGTGGAAGGGTAAAAGATTTACCAGGTGTTAGATATCACATTGTTCGTGGTGCGCTAGATACTGCCGGTGTTGAAGGTAGAACTCAGCGAAGATCTAAGTACGGTGCAAAACGCCCTAAGAAGTAA